In the Streptomyces sp. SJL17-4 genome, GCTGGTGTCGGGCCGGCACCGCTTGCAGGCCCGGAATCCGGCGCGCTGGCAGGAGGCGGCGCTGGCGTGGAACTCCATGTTCTCGGGCTTGGGCGGGACGACAGGGCAGCTGGGCCGGCAGTAGATCCGGGTGGTGCGGACGGCGGTGAAGAACACGCCGTCGAAGCGGGCGTCCTTCGACTGGACGGCCCGGACGCAGCGCTCGGTGTCGGTGTGCATGAGTCCAGGATCGGGGACGGACGGCTCGCGGGCTGGCGAGAAAACGACATGGACGTCCCTGACCCCGAGGTCCGGCCGAGACCGGGAAGCCCCCACGGGGCCGGGCCCGGACCGGCCGGGAAACCCCCGCGAGGTCAGACCACGACCGGGCGGTAGTGGGTGGTCAGCCTGCCGTCGTCCCCCAGGACGTGGAAGGCGAGCGCGGGCGGCTGGTCGAGGTGGACGTGCGGATGCGTCACCGGGCGCTCCCAGGGGAGGCGGATCGAGGAGACGACCCCGGGCGCGACGAGCAGCGGGCGTCCGGCGAAGGTCGTGGCGGCGCCCGTGTGGGCGTGGCCCGCGAGGAAGGCGGTCAGGTGCGGGTGGCGCTCGGCGAGCGCGGCGAGCCGCTCCTCGCCGAACTGCCGGATCTCGTCCACGTACGGGGTGTGCAGCGGGACCGGCGGGTGGTGGAAGCCGACGAGGACGGGCACGTCGCGCGGGGTGGCGTCGAGGACGCCGTCCAGCCACTCCAGGGTCTCGTCCTCGAGGTGGCCCTCGTGCTTGCCGGGCACGGACGAGTCGCAGAGGGCGATGACGAAGCCCTCGCCCCGGAGCACCTGGTTGACGGGCGCGTACGGACGCGTCCCGAGCGTCTCGGGGAGGAGGACCTTCCGGAAGACGTCGCGGTCGTCGTGGTTCCCCGGGCAGACGAGCAGCGGGTGACGGGAGGTCAGCAGCTCCCGGGCGAGGGCGTATTCGTCCGCTGCCGCATTGTCGGCGATGTCGCCGGTGACGAGCACGGCCGCCAGGTCGTACGGCAGTTCCTCCAGGTAGCGCATGACCGCACGGGTGCGGTCGGTGCTGCGCTGCTCCAGGTCGACATGGATGTCACTGACATGCGCGATGACGATCACGTGGCTCGGTCCTCCGTCGGTCGGGTGGCAGAAGTCCACCCGACCGTACGATGATCACCGTCCGCACCGTAAGGGCCGCTTCGCGAGCGGTGGCCCGCTCGCTCCGAGTGGGGCCCGGCTCGCCCCGAGCGCTGGTCCGGCCGGCCCCGAGCGGTGGTCCGCTCCGGGCGCGTCCGCTACTCGAACCGCGTGGTGTCGCCCGCGCCGCGGCGCAGGATCTCGGGCTCGCCGCTGGAGAAGTCGACGACGGTGGTGGGTTCGGTCCCGCAGTCGCCGGAGTCGAGGACCGCGTCCACCAGGTGGTCGAGCCGCTCCTTGATCTCCCAGCCCTGGGTGAGCGGCTCCGCCTCGTCGGGCAGCAGCAGGGTGCTGGAGAGCAGTGGTTCGCCGAGTTCGGCGAGGAGGGCCTGGGTGACGACGTGGTCGGGGATACGGACGCCGACCGTCTTCTTCTTGGGGTGGAGGAGCGCCCGGGGCACCTCCTTCGTCGCGGGCAGGATGAAGGTGTACGGGCCGGGGGTCGCCGCCTTGACCGCGCGGAAGACGTCGTTGTCGATGTGTACGAGCTGGCCCAGCTGGGCGAAGTTCTGGCACATGAGCGTGTAGTGATGCCGGTCGTCGAGGTCGCGGATCGTCCGGATGCGGCTGATGCCGTCCCGGCTTCCGAGTCGGGTGCCCAGCGCGTAGCAGGAGTCGGTCGGGTACGCGACGAGCGCACCGTTCCGGATGCTGTCGGCCACCGTGCCGATGGTGCGCGGCTGGGGGTTGTCGGGGTGCACGTCGAAGTACTTCGCCATGGGGACAGTCTAATTTTTGTGGGCGGAGGCGCGCAGCAGGCGCCAGACCGCCTTCGCCGCGTTGTGCCCGGACATGCCGTGCACGCCGGGGCCGGGCGGGGTCGCGGAGGAGCAGAGGAAGACCGCCGGGTGCGGGGTGGCGTAGGGGCGGAGCGAGAGCGTGGGGCGCAGGACGAGCTGGAGTCCGCGGGCGGCACCGCAGGCGATGTCGCCACCGATGTAGTTGGCGTTGCGCTCGGCGAGTTGGGGCGGTCCCGCGGTGGCGCGGGCCAGGACGCGGTCGCGGAAGCCGGGGGCGAAGCGCTCGATCTGACGCTCGATCGCGTCGGTGAGGTCGCCCGTCCAGCCGTTCGGCACATGGCCGTACGCCCAGAACACGTGCTTGCCCTCGGGGGCGCGGGAGGGGTCGACGACGCTGGGCTGGGCGGTGATGAGGAAGGGCACGTCGGGGGCGGTGCCGGTGGAGGCCTGGTGCAGGGCGGTGTCGATCTCGCCCGCGGTGGCGCCGACCTGGACGGTTCCGGCGCGCCTGGCCTCCTCGGCGGTCCACGGGACGGGGCCGTCCAGGGCGTAGTCGATCTTGAACGCGCTGGCGCCGTACCGGTAGTGGTCGTAGTGGCCGCCGAACCCGGCGATCCGGGCGAGGGCCGTGGGCGAGGTGTCGAAGACGTAGGCGCGGGCGGGCGGCAGGTCGTCGAGCCGCTTGACCTCGAAGTCGGTGTGGACGGCGCCGCCGAGGTCCTTGAGGTACGCGGTGAGGGCGTCGGAGATGGACTGCGAGCCGCCGCGGGGCACGGGCCAGCCGCCGGCGTGGGCGGCGAGCGCGAAGACCAGGCCGACGGCGCCGGTGGCGAAGCCGCCGAGCGGGGCGATGACATGGGCGACGAGCCCGGCGAACAGTCCTCGCGCCTTCTCGTCCTGGAAGCGGCGCATCAGCCAGGTGGCCGGCGGCAGTCCGACGAGGCCGAAGCGCGCCAGGGTGACCGGGTCGCGGGGCAGCGCGGTGAGCGGCAGCTGCATGAAGTCCCGGGCGAGGGTGTCCCACTTGCCGGCGAAGGGGGCAACGAGCCTGCGGTACGCGCCCGCGTCGCGCGGCCCGAAGGAGGCGGCGGTCTCGGCGACCGAGCGGGCGAGGACGGCGGCCGTGCCGTCGTCCCAGGGGTGGGCCATGGGCAGTTCGGGGTGGAGCCACTCAAGTCCGTACCGCTTCAGCGGCATCGTCCCGAAGACCGGCGAGCCGGCTCCGAGGGGATGCACGGCGGAGCAGGGATCGTGGCGGAAGCCGGGGAGGGTGAGCTCCTCGGTCCTGGCGCCCCCGCCGACGGTCGGCTTCGCTTCGAAGACGGCCACGGAGAAGCCGCGGCGGGCCAGTTCGACGGCGGCGGTCAGTCCGTTGGGCCCCGCCCCCACGACGACGGCATCGAGCATCGACGTCACCTTCGACACCTTCGGACTCCTTCGTCAGCCGATGGCCAAGGCTTCCAGGATAGGCCGGTGCTGATGCCGGCCTCACTGCCCCCCGAGGAGGCTCCGAATCCGCTTGGCGGTCGTCGCGTCCCGGGCCGCGGTGAACGGCAGCGCGTTCCCCCCGACGATCCGGTAGGGCTCGCCCGCGAGGGTCGTGTGGGTGCCGCCCGCCTCGGTGACGAGGAGCAGTCCGGCCGCGTGGTCCCACGCGTACTCCCAGGAGAAGGCGGTGGCGTCGAGCGCGCCGCGCGCCACGGCCAGGTACTCCAGTCCGGCGGAGCCGCAGGGCCGGGGGCTGACGCCGTCGGTGACCAGTCCGAGCAGGGCGCGCTTCTGGTCCGGGGTGGTGTAGTCGGGGTGCGAGGTGGCGACCTCCAGGACCTCGCCGGGGGCGGGTGAACCGGAGTGCAGCGGCTGCCCGTTGAGCGTGGCGCCCCGGCCGCGTACCGCCACGGCGAACTCGTCGAGGGCCGGTGCGTACGTCCAGGAGGCGAGCAGCTCGCCGTGCTGGGCGAGCGCGACGAGGGTGCAGAAGGCGGGGTCGCCGTGGACGAACTGGCGGGTGCCGTCGACGGGGTCGACGATCCAGACGGGGGCGTCGCCGCGCAGGGCGTCGTAGACGGCGGGGTCGGCGTGGACCGCCTCCTCGCCGACCACCACCGAGCCGGGGAGCAGGGCGGTCAGGGCCTCCGTGAGATGGGCCTCGGCGGCCCGGTCGGCGACGGTGACCAGGTCGTGCGGACCGTTCTTCTCGACGATGTCGTCGGCGGCGAGCTGCCGGAAGCGCGGCATGATCTCGGCGGCGGCCGCCTTGCGGACCGCCTCCTCCACGTCGGTCGTACGACCGGCCAGGACGAGGTCAAGGAACTCTTCACTCATGTGTCCAGCTAAGCACGGGGCACTGACAACCGGACCGGCGCACTTGTCACCCCCCGTTTCCCCGGGGAGTACCCTTTGGCCGAGTTCACCCCTTACATGCAGGGAGGGTTCCGTGCACGGCGCGTACCACGGTGAGTACAAGGTTCCCGGCGGCAAGCTGGTGGTCGTCGACCTCGACGCCGAGGACGGGGTCCTGCGGAACGTCCGGGTCGCGGGCGACTTCTTCCTCGAACCGGACGAGGCGATCCTGGCGATCGACCGCGCCCTGGAGGGCGCACCGGTCGACACCGACGCGTCCGGGCTCGCGGCACGGATCGACGCGGCGCTGCCGCCCGGCACGCGGATGTTCGGCCTGACCACGGAGGGGGTCGGGGTCGCGGTCCGCCGGGCACTCGCCCACGCCACGGACTGGACCGACTACGACTGGCAGCTGATCCACGAGCCGCCGCAGTCCCCCGCGCTGCACATGGCGCTCGACGAGGTGATCACGGCCGAGGTGGCGGCGGGCCGCCGGCCGCCGACCCTGCGGGTCTGGGAGTGGGGCGCCCCCGCGGTGGTCATCGGCAGCTTCCAGTCCCTCCGCAACGAGGTCGACCCGGAGGCGGCCGAGCGGCACGGCATCCAGGTGGTGCGCCGGATCAGCGGTGGCGGGGCGATGTTCATCGAGCCGGGCAACACGATCACGTACTCGCTCTCCGTGCCCGACGCCCTCGTCCAGGGGCTGTCGTTCACCGACAGCTACGCCTACCTCGACGACTGGGTGCTCGGCGCCCTCGGCGACATGGGCATCCGGGCCTGGTACCAGCCGCTCAACGACATCGCCACGGAGGCGGGCAAGATCGCGGGCGCGGCGCAGAAGCGGATGGTGACGGGCCACGGGGCGGTCCTGCACCACGTGACGATGGCGTACGACATCGACGCCGACAAGATGACGGAGGTGCTGCGGATCGGCCGCGAGAAGCTCTCCGACAAGGGCACGAAGAGCGCGAAGAAGCGGGTGGACCCGCTGCGGCGCCAGACGGGGCTGCCGCGCGAGACGGTCATCGAGCGGATGATCGCCTCCTTCCGGGGCCGGTACGGCCTGTCGGAAGGTCATGTCACGGAGGACGAGCTGACACGGGCGAAGGAGCTCGCGGAGACGAAGTTCGGGACGGCGGAGTGGACGGGACGGGTGCCGTAGCCGGACCGTTCCGGACGGCGCCCCGGCCCCGGCCCCGGCGCGGGGCCACGACCGAGCCTGGCCGCCGCCCCGGGCTGCCACCGGGCCTGCCCGCGCCCCGGCCCGCCACCAGTTCTCCGTGGCCCGCCGACGGGCCGGCTGCGTAGGGTGGCGGCATGCGTGTCGAGGGGCCGGTGAAGCCGGGGTTGCGGATGGAGTGCGCCGACGGACGACGCCTTGTGCTCATGCAGGGCGCCGCCCCCGTGCTCTTCGCCCGGCAGCGGGCCACTCACTATGGCCTGCACTACGCGCGCACCGGCCGGTACGTCTCCCCGCTCGCCCCGCTCCGGGCCGAACGGGCCCGTGCGGTCGCGGAGTTCGCGGCGCCGGGGTCGGCGGAGTGGTCGGAGCGCTGGGCCGCCCACGCGGAGCCGGAGCTCCGCTCGGCCGCCGAGGGGCCGCTGCACGCGGGCGCGTGGCGGCTGGTCCCTGACCTCCACCGGTGGTTCAAGCCCGTCAACTGGCCGAAACTCCTCGCCCACGACCCCGACCGGGGCCATCTGACCTGGTTCGGCTACGGCGATCCGGTGGAGGACGCGCGCGATCTGCTGCCCCTGCGGGCGCTGTCGGACCCGCAGGCGCCGCGGGTGAAGGCGTACCGCCGTCAGTACCGGGAGGGTGTCCTCCCGCCCGTGTTCGCCTGGTGGATCAGCGGACTCAACTCCCCCGTGGTGCTCGACGGTCACGACCGTCTGACGGCGGCGCTCGCGGAGGGCGGGCGACCGGAGGTGCTGATCCTCGCGCGGGCGGCCGTGAACCCCGAGTGGGTGGCGCTCATGTCCGCCCGTCCCGTGGAGGAGTACGAGAAGCGGGTCGCCGCCCTGGAGGGCCCGCTCGCCACAGCGCGGATCGCCCACCAGAGCCGCAGTCTCGCGGCCGACCTGAGGTCGATCGCCAACGGGTACGACCTCACCCGGGCCTGGCCCTTCCCCGGAGGTGCTCCCGCCTGGGACGCGGCCGCGGCGACCCACGTACCGGGCTGGGCCCCGGACGCCGACCGCTGACCCGTCCGGTGGCCGTACCCGGCCGTCCGGTGGCCGTACCCGGCCGTCCGGTCGCCGTACCCGGCCGGCCGGTCGCCGTACCCGGCCGGTCGCGCGGTCACCGGTCCGGCCCCGCGAGCAGGTGACCGTATCCGGCCCCCGTCGTTGAGCCCATGCGGGCCGGGACGGCGGGCGGTGGACGTGCGGAGGACGTGCGGAAACGTCTCCGCACTCCCTGGGCCCGGAGACACGGCGTCGACGGTACGGAGATCAGGTGGCACGGGCGAAGAGGTTGCTGGCGGCGGTCGCGGGCGCGGTGCTCACGGTGAGCCCGCTCGGGATCGCGCCGCCCGCGCAGGCGGTGGTCGGCGGACAGGAGGCACGGCCGCACCAGTACCCCTTCATGGCGGGACTCGTGGACGTCCTCGAACGGCGGGTGATGTGCGGCGGGGCACTGATCGGTGACCGCTACGTCCTCACCGCCGCCCACTGTCTGACGGGCTCGTACAGCGATCCCACGCGGGTGGGCGTACTGCTCGGCGACCACGACCTGACGACCGGATCCGACAGCCCCCACGCGCTCCTGGCCGCGCCCGCCCGCTTCGTCCCGCACCCGGAGTACGACCCCGGCACCCAGCGGAACGACATCGCCCTGGTCGAGCTCGCCGAGCCCCTCGCCCTCAACCGCCATGTGCGCCCGATCGAGCTGCCCGCGGCGTCCGCACCCGGCAGCACCGACGGCACCCGGGTCGAGGTGCCGGGCTGGGGCACCACCTCGTTCGGCGGCCGCACGTCCGACGTGCTGCGGACCGTGGCCCTCACCACCATGACCAACTCGGACTGTGCTGACCGTGGCATGGCCCAGATCACCCCCAGCCAGATCTGCACGTACGCCCCCGGGCGGGACACCTGCCAGTACGACTCCGGCGGCCCGCTTGTCCGGTTGGTCCGGGGACGGCCGTACGTCGTCGGCCTGGTGTCCTACGGCAAGGAGTGCGCCACCGACACCCCTGCCGTGAACACCCGCGTGCGCTCCTACCTCAGCTGGATCGAGCGGACGATCGGCCGGCTCCCCCGCGCCTCATGAGGGCGGTGTAGAGGAGCAGGGAGGCGGCGAGACCGACGGCCCAGCCGTAGTCGGACAGGGGTTTCAGGAAGGGGATCAGACCGTCCTCGGGGAAGGGGCCGGTGCCCGGGGCGGAGTGGGAGCCCCCGACGGCGAGGACGCCGCCGACCGCGAAGGCGAGCACCGCCGCCGGGTTCCAGCCTCCCCGGTACCAGTAGGGCCCGTCGGCCCGGTAGAGCCCCGCCAGGTCGAGGACGGTACGGCGGACGAGCCAGTAGTCGGCGATCAGGATGCCCGCGACCGTACCGAGGAGACCGCCGACCAGGCCGAGCCAGGTGAAGATGTACAGCTCGGGCGTGGCGGTGAGCTTCCACGGCATGATGAGCACGCCCACGACACCGGTGATCAGCGCGCCCGTACGGAAGTCGACCAGTTTCGGGGCGAGGTTGGCGAGGTCGTACGCCGGGGAGACGACGTTCGCCGCGATGTTCACGGAGAGGGTCGCCACCAACACGGTCACCAGGGCGAAGAGCAGCCCGAAGACGTTGTCGCTCTTGGCCGCCAGCGCCACCGGGTCCCAGACGGGCGCCCCGTACACGGCCTGCGAGCCGGAGGTGACGAGCACCGAGAGCAGCGCGAACAGGGTCATGGTGGTGGGGAGTCCGAGGCTCTGACCCCAGACCTGCGCGCGCTGGCCGGCGCCGAAGCGGGTGAAGTCGGGGATGTTGAGACTGAGCGTCGCCCAGAAGGCGATCATGCCCATGAGGGCGGGGAAGAAGACGGGCCAGAAGTCGGCGCCCCAGCCGAGCTTCGACGGCTGGTCGAGCAGCGGCCCGAGGCCGCCGGCCTTGACGGCGATCCAGCCGAGGAGGACGAGCGCACCGACGATGACGAAGGGGGCGGCCCAGTTCTCGAAGCGGCGCAGGGCCTCCATCCCCCGGTAGATGATGGCGAGTTCGAGGGCCCAGAAGAGGACGAAGCAGAGCCAGAGGGTCCACGGCTGGCCGCCGATCCTCGACGCGTCCGCCCAGCCGCCGCCGAAGACCTTGTCGAGCAGGACGAAGATGCCCTGGCCGCCGATCCACGTCTGGATGCCGAACCAGGCGCAGGCGACCCCGGCCCGGATGAGGGCGGGCAGGTTCGCTCCGCGCAGACCGAAGGAGGCGCGGGCGAGGACGGGGAAGGGGATGCCGTACTTGGGTCCGGCGTGCCCGGTGAGCAGCATCGGCAGCAGGACGACGACATTGGCGAGGGCGATGGTGAGCACCGCCTGCTTCCAGTCCATGCCGAGGGCGACGAGACCGGAGGCGAGCATCCAGGAGGGGATGTTGTGGGCCATGCCGACCCAGAGGGCGGCGAAGTTGTAGGTGCTCCAGCGGCGTTGGGCGACGGGGACGGGGAGCAGGTCCTCGTTGACGAAGCGGGGGTCGGCGGGGGCGGTGCCGGGAACGAGCTCGACGCGGCCGCCGGGTGCGGCGAGTTCGGAGGGGTCTGCGGATCTTTCCGGGGGGACTGTCGCGGTCATGCGGAGGAACCCTTCGTTCGGCGGGGAGGACGGAACGAGGTGTCGCCCGGGGCGGGCGCGGGGTGCCATGCCGGAACGACTCCGTGGCGGTCTGTCAAGGACCATTTGCCGCCAAGGAGTTGGGGACTGATTCTTCCACTCGACGTGGGACGCGGGTAGCCCCCCGGCACCACGTCGGACGCCGCACGAGACGCCTACGGCTGCCCGCCCACGGACCGCCGTCGCCCGACCTTTCCGGCTCCGCGCGGACCGCCGCCCCTGGTGTCAGCGAAGGGTGGGGATGATCTCGGAGCCGTAGGCGTCGATCGTGGTCTCCTTCGCGTCGTGCATGGCGTACACGGCGAACTGGTCCACGCCCATCTCCCGCAGCCGCCGCAGCTTCTCGATGTGGGCCTCGGCCGGGCCCAGGAGGCAGAAGCGGTCGACGATCTCGTCGGGAACGAACTGGGTGTCGGGGTTCCCGGCGCGGCCGTGGTGGGAGTAGTCGTAGCCGTGCCGGTCCTTGATGTACGCGGTGAGCTCCTCGGGGACCATGTCGGAGTGCTCGCCGTACTTGGCGACCAGGTCGGCGACGTGGTTGCCGACCATGCCGCCGAACCAGCGGCACTGGTCGCGGGCGTGGGCCAGGGCCTGCGGGGAGTCGTCGGCGGTGACGTAGGCGGGCGCGGCCACGCAGATGGTGAGCGCGTCGGGGTCGCGGCCGGCGTCGGTGGCGGCCTGGCGGACCGCCTTGACCATCCACTCCGTGAGGAACGGGTCGGCCAGCTGGAGGATGAAGCCGTCGGCCTTCTGCCCGGCGAGGGCGAGTGCCTTGGGGCCGTACGCCGCCATCCAGACGGGCAGCTTGCCGTTCTTGATCCAGGGGATGTGGATCGGGTTGCCGTCCACCGTCGCCTCACGGCCCTCCGCCAGGTCGCGGATGACGTCGATGGCCTCGCCGAGGCGGGCCAGGGTGTTGGGCCTGCGTCCGGCGACGCGCATCGCCGAGTCGCCGCGGCCGATGCCGCAGACCGTCCGGTTGCCGAACATGTCGTTGAGCGTGGCGAAGGTGGAGGCGGTCACCTCCCATGTACGGGTCCCCGGGTTGGTGACCATCGGGCCCACGTGCAGCTTGGTGGTGTGTTCGAGGATCTGGCTGTAGATGACGAAGGGTTCCTGCCACAGCACGGCGGAGTCGAAGGTCCAGCCGTAGCGGAAGCCGTTGCGTTCCGCCCGGCGCATCAGCCCGACGACCTGCGAGGCGGGCGGGTCGGTCTGCAGGACGAGTCCGAAGTCCAACGTCGTTCTCCTAGTTCAGGTACTGACAGGTGGAACGCGGCACGAACGTGCCGTGGCCGGCGTTGCCGACGTACTTGCGCTGCTCGATGACGACCTCGCCCCGCGAGAGGACGGTCTCGACCTGGCCGGTGACCGTCTTCCCCTCGTACGCCGAGTAGTCGACGTTCATGTGGTGGGTCTCCACGGACAGGGTCTGGACGGCGTGCGGGTCGTAGATCACGACATCGGCGTCGGCGCCCGGGGCGATCGTGCCCTTCTGCGGGTAGAGGCCGAACATCCTTGCCGGGGTGGCGCAGGCGATCTCGATCCAGCGGCGGCGCGAGATGTGCCCGTCGACGACGGCCTGGTGAAGGAGGTCCATGCGGTTCTCCACCCCGGGGAGCCCGTTGGGGATCTTGGAGAAGTCGCCGCGCCCGAGGTCCTTCTGGCCGGTGAAGCAGAACGGGCAGTGGTCGGTCGACACCACCTGGAGGTCGTTCGTCCGCAGTCCCCGCCAGAGCGCCGCCTGGTGTTCCTGCGGCCGGAGCGGGGTGCTGCACACGTACTTCGCGCCCTCGAAGCCCGGCTCCGCGAGGTTGTCGGTGGAGAGGAAGAGGTACTGGGGACAGGTCTCGCCGAAGACGGGCAGCCCCTTGTCGCGGGCCGCCGCGATCTCGGCGACCGCCTCCTCCGCCGAGACGTGCACGACGTACAGCGGCGCGCCCGCCACCCGGGCCAGCTGGATCGCCCGATGGGTGGCCTCCGCCTCCAGGAGCGCCTTGCGGACCTCCCCGTGGTAGCGCGGGTCGGTCTCGCCGCGCGCGAGGGCCTGCTCGACGAGGACGTCGATGGCGATGCCGTTCTCGGCGTGCATCATGATCAGCCCGCCGTTGTCGGCGGATCGCTGCATGGCGCGCAGGATCTTGCCGTCGTCGCTGTAGAAGACGCCGGGGTAGGCCATGAAGAGCTTGAAGGAGGTGATCCCCTCCTGGACGAGCCGGTCCATCTCCTTGAGCGTGTGCTCGTTGACGTCGGAGAGGATCATGTGGAAGGCGTAGTCGATCGCGCAGTTGCCGTCGGCCTTGGCGTACCAGGCGTCGAGTCCCTCGCGCAGAGTGTGGCCGACGCTCTGGACGGCGAAGTCGACGATGGTGGTGGTGCCGCCCCAGGCGGCGGCGCGGGTGCCCGTCTCGAAGGTGTCGGAGGCGAAGGTGCCGCCGAAGGGCAGCTCCATGTGGGTGTGGGCGTCGACGCCACCGGGCAGCACGTAGCGGTCGGTGGCGTCGATCGTACGGTCGGCGGTCCAGGCGGCCGCCGCGTCGGAGCCGTGGGCCGCGAGGGCGACCACGCGGCCGTCCTCGATCAGCACGTCGGCGTGGAGTTCGTCGGCGGCGGTGACGACGAGGCCGCCCCGGATGACGGTTCGGGTGCTCACGGAACTCTCCCTGCTCGATACGGCGGGCCGGTCTCGATACGGCGGGACGATGTGGCTCTCGATACGGCGGGACGAGGGGCTACAGCTCTCGCAGGGCCGCTTCGAGCATCGCCGCGCCCTCCTCCGCCTCGGCGACGGTCAGCGAGAGCGGCGGGGCGATGCGCAGGATGCTGGTGTTGTGCCCGCCGCCCTTGCCGATCAGCAGGCCGTTCTCGCGGGCGGCCTCCAGGACGGCGGCGGCCGCGTCCGGGTTCGCCCGTTCGGTGCCCGGTTCGGTGAGCTCGATGCCGATCATGAGGCCGCGGCCGCGGACCTCCCGTACCGCCTCGACTCCGGCGCAGGCGGCCCTGATCCGCTCGATGAGCAGACCGCCGACCCGGCGGGCGTTGCCCTGGAGGTCGTGCTCCAGGAGGTACGAGAGGTTGGCGAGGCCGGCGGCCATGGTGACGGGCGAACCGCCGAAGGTGGAGATGGAGTTGGCGTCGATGCTGTTCATGATGTCGGCGCGGGCGACGACTCCGCCGACGGACATGCCGTTGCCGATGCCCTTGGCGAAGGTGAGGATGTCGGGCGGCCCGGCCTGCTCGTGCGCCTGCCAGCCCCAGAAGTGCTCGCCGGTACGACCCCAGCCCGTCTGCACCTCGTCGGAGATCCACAGGATGCCGTGCCGGTCGAGGACCCGGCGGAAGGCGGCGTACAGACCGTCGGGCGGTGCGGTGAAGCCGCCGACGCCCTGGATGGGTTCGGCGATGAGCGCGGCGACGTCCCGGGTGTGCCCGAGGAGGTCCTCGAGGTCGGCGACGCAGGCCTCGATGAACCGGTCGTCGGTGTACTGGGCGTACGGGCCGCGCGTACGGACGCCGCCGTGGACGTACAGGGTCTGCAGCGGCGAGAGGCTGGTGGGCGACCAGGCGCGGTTGCCGGTGATGCCGACGGTGGAGAAGGAACGGCCGTGGTAGCTGTTCCGCATGGCGAGGATCTGGTTCGACCGGCGGTACGCGGTCGCGAGGAGCAGCGCCGTGTCGTTGGCCTCGGTGCCGGAGGTGGTGAAGAAGACGCGGGCGTCGGGGATGCCGGACAGTCCGGCGATCCGCTCGGCGAGCTCCACCATCGGGCGGTTGAGGTAGAGCGTCGAGGAGTGGATGATCCGCCCGGCCTGCTCGGCGACGGCCTTGGTGACCTCGGGCAGGGCGTGGGCGGTCATGGTGGTGAGGATGCCGCCGAAGAAGTCGAGGTACCGGCGCCCGTCGGCGTCCCAGACATGGCGGCCCTCGCCATGGGTGATCTCGAGGGGGTCCTTGTAGTAGAGGGCGACCCAGTCGGGAATGACGGCCTTGTGCCGGTCGAAGAGACTGCTCACGGCTGCACCAGCCCGTCGTACGCGTCGGGGCGCCGGTCCCGGTAGAACGCCCACTGCTGGCGTACCTGCTCGATCAGGCCGAAGTCGAGGTCGCGGACGAGGAGTTCCTCGGTCTTGTCGGAGGCGACGTCGCCGACGAACTGGCCGCGCGGGTCGACGAAGTAGCTCGTGCCGTAGAAGTCGTTGTCGCCGTACTCCTCGATGCCGACACGGTTGATGGCGGCGACGAAGTACTCGTTGGCGACGGCCGCGGCGGGCTGCTCCAGCTGCCAGAGGTAGGAGGAGAG is a window encoding:
- a CDS encoding metallophosphoesterase, whose product is MIVIAHVSDIHVDLEQRSTDRTRAVMRYLEELPYDLAAVLVTGDIADNAAADEYALARELLTSRHPLLVCPGNHDDRDVFRKVLLPETLGTRPYAPVNQVLRGEGFVIALCDSSVPGKHEGHLEDETLEWLDGVLDATPRDVPVLVGFHHPPVPLHTPYVDEIRQFGEERLAALAERHPHLTAFLAGHAHTGAATTFAGRPLLVAPGVVSSIRLPWERPVTHPHVHLDQPPALAFHVLGDDGRLTTHYRPVVV
- a CDS encoding L-threonylcarbamoyladenylate synthase; amino-acid sequence: MAKYFDVHPDNPQPRTIGTVADSIRNGALVAYPTDSCYALGTRLGSRDGISRIRTIRDLDDRHHYTLMCQNFAQLGQLVHIDNDVFRAVKAATPGPYTFILPATKEVPRALLHPKKKTVGVRIPDHVVTQALLAELGEPLLSSTLLLPDEAEPLTQGWEIKERLDHLVDAVLDSGDCGTEPTTVVDFSSGEPEILRRGAGDTTRFE
- a CDS encoding NAD(P)/FAD-dependent oxidoreductase, whose protein sequence is MTSMLDAVVVGAGPNGLTAAVELARRGFSVAVFEAKPTVGGGARTEELTLPGFRHDPCSAVHPLGAGSPVFGTMPLKRYGLEWLHPELPMAHPWDDGTAAVLARSVAETAASFGPRDAGAYRRLVAPFAGKWDTLARDFMQLPLTALPRDPVTLARFGLVGLPPATWLMRRFQDEKARGLFAGLVAHVIAPLGGFATGAVGLVFALAAHAGGWPVPRGGSQSISDALTAYLKDLGGAVHTDFEVKRLDDLPPARAYVFDTSPTALARIAGFGGHYDHYRYGASAFKIDYALDGPVPWTAEEARRAGTVQVGATAGEIDTALHQASTGTAPDVPFLITAQPSVVDPSRAPEGKHVFWAYGHVPNGWTGDLTDAIERQIERFAPGFRDRVLARATAGPPQLAERNANYIGGDIACGAARGLQLVLRPTLSLRPYATPHPAVFLCSSATPPGPGVHGMSGHNAAKAVWRLLRASAHKN
- a CDS encoding inositol monophosphatase family protein codes for the protein MSEEFLDLVLAGRTTDVEEAVRKAAAAEIMPRFRQLAADDIVEKNGPHDLVTVADRAAEAHLTEALTALLPGSVVVGEEAVHADPAVYDALRGDAPVWIVDPVDGTRQFVHGDPAFCTLVALAQHGELLASWTYAPALDEFAVAVRGRGATLNGQPLHSGSPAPGEVLEVATSHPDYTTPDQKRALLGLVTDGVSPRPCGSAGLEYLAVARGALDATAFSWEYAWDHAAGLLLVTEAGGTHTTLAGEPYRIVGGNALPFTAARDATTAKRIRSLLGGQ
- a CDS encoding biotin/lipoate A/B protein ligase family protein, which produces MHGAYHGEYKVPGGKLVVVDLDAEDGVLRNVRVAGDFFLEPDEAILAIDRALEGAPVDTDASGLAARIDAALPPGTRMFGLTTEGVGVAVRRALAHATDWTDYDWQLIHEPPQSPALHMALDEVITAEVAAGRRPPTLRVWEWGAPAVVIGSFQSLRNEVDPEAAERHGIQVVRRISGGGAMFIEPGNTITYSLSVPDALVQGLSFTDSYAYLDDWVLGALGDMGIRAWYQPLNDIATEAGKIAGAAQKRMVTGHGAVLHHVTMAYDIDADKMTEVLRIGREKLSDKGTKSAKKRVDPLRRQTGLPRETVIERMIASFRGRYGLSEGHVTEDELTRAKELAETKFGTAEWTGRVP
- a CDS encoding serine protease, with amino-acid sequence MARAKRLLAAVAGAVLTVSPLGIAPPAQAVVGGQEARPHQYPFMAGLVDVLERRVMCGGALIGDRYVLTAAHCLTGSYSDPTRVGVLLGDHDLTTGSDSPHALLAAPARFVPHPEYDPGTQRNDIALVELAEPLALNRHVRPIELPAASAPGSTDGTRVEVPGWGTTSFGGRTSDVLRTVALTTMTNSDCADRGMAQITPSQICTYAPGRDTCQYDSGGPLVRLVRGRPYVVGLVSYGKECATDTPAVNTRVRSYLSWIERTIGRLPRAS